GGGTGGTATGATCGCAATGGCTGTTAACTTGGTATTAGGTTTTATACTTGCTTATTTCTTTGGATTGAGTAAAGAACAACAAAAATCGGGATCTAATCAAGAAAAAGATAATAATGTTTCAATAAAGATTCAAAACGAAGATATTGTTAGTCCACTTAAGGGTACTGTAATAGAACTCTCAGAAGTTAAAGACGAGGCTTTTTCTACAGGTGCACTTGGTAAAGGGCTTGCAATTGATCCTATAGAAGGAATATTAGTTTCACCAGCTTCAGGTACAGTATCAGCTCTATTTCCAACGAAACATGCGGTTGGTATCACAACTGATAATGGTAGTGAAATATTACTGCACATTGGGTTAGATACAGTTCAGTTAGAAGGGAAGTTTTTTACTACCTTTGTTAAGCAAGGTGATAGGATTGAAGAAGGTCAAAAACTTATCGAATTTGATATTGTTCAAATCAAACAAGCTGGTTTTTCAGTAGTTACCCCTATTCTTATTACCAATAAAGATGATTATAAAGAAATTAGTATGACTGATAAAGAGAAAATTAATACTGGTAATCATCTAATAAGTACGGTAGTACAGCCTCTGTGAATAGAGTTCTAGATTATAATCACTATACTATTAAGGTAAGGTTAAGTATGGTGATGTAAAATAATAAAAGTGCTAGTCATGTGGGAGTTACCCGTGTGATTAGCACTTTTGTGTGTTTCTTTGTTAAGGACCATTCTTTAAATTACTTTCTTCTACTAAAATTACTTTTGTAGATATTGCTCAGAAAAATTCATATTCTCTAAAACTCTGTTTATATACTCGCAACAACCTTCGTGTTAAAGTACTAATTAGATACTATGAATTTGAGGTGGATACCATGAATATTGACGAGTTAAAATATTTTCTTGCAGTTAGAAAGTATCAAAGTTTTTCTTTTGCAGCAGAGGAATTGAGTTTATCGCAATCCTCTCTATCCAAACATATTAAAAACCTAGAATCCGAGTTTAATACCATTTTTTTTGATAGAAAATCTAGAAATTTAACGCTCACTGAAGCGGGACAAGACTTTATCGTATACGCTGAAAAATTATTAAATAACTATCAGGAGATGGTTATAAATATGAAAAAACACTCTAACCTAGAAAAAGGAAAAATTCATCTTGCGGCTATTCCTATTATGTCTCAATATGGAATCACTACCCTAATTGCTGCTTTTTCTAACGCTCATCCTCATATTCATCTTGAAATTTTGGAACAGGAGCATGATTTAATCTTAGAAATGATTAGAAATTCAGAAATTGATTTGGCGATTATGAGAATGAATTACATTCCAGGAGGTTTAGTAAATATCTATCCACTTATGGATGATGAACTTGTATTGGTAACGAATAAAGATCATCCATTAGCCAATCAACCTGCTGTTAGTATCGATGAACTAAAATATGAAAAATTCATCTTACTTAATGCAACATCTGGTGTCTACCAAACTTGCATTGACGAGTGTAAAAAAGCCAAGTTTTCTCCTCATATTCTATATACCAATAGTAGAATTGAAACAATTATTGGATTAGTGGGAGAAGGTCTTGGTGTGACTTTATTGATGAAAAGGGCAATAGAATCTTTTGAACAATCAAAACTTTCAATTGTAGCATTAAATAAAAAAGTGCCAAGTACGTTAGCCCTTGTCACCCCAAAACGCAAAGAAGAATCAGATATTACCAAAGTCTTTATAAACTTTATAACCCATTCCATCGTTTATCATTCTTGATATAAATTCCAAATTGATCAAGTGTCTTCATTGCATGGTGATTAACAATGTCATCAATTGTTTGCGGATTGTTATAAAAAGATGGCATTGGTGGAACGATACTTACACCCAATCTAGCTAACTCTAGCATATTCTCTAAATGAATAGCGCTTTGAGGTGTTTCCCTAGGACAAACTATTAATTTTCTTCGCTCTTTGATCATGACATCTGCCGTTCTAGAAATTAAGGAATCGGAATAACCGTTAGCAATTGCACTTAAAGTTTTCATGCTGCATGGAACAATTATCATTCCATCCGTTAAAAAAGAACCACTGGAAACGGCAGCTCCCATATTACTGTTATCATATGAATAGGTAGCCAAGCCTTCTAAATACTCTAGGGTATAAGTAGTTTCCACTGTTAAGTTTTTTTTCGCCCAATTACTAATAATTACGTGTGTGTCGATATCTTTATATGACTGAAGCATTTCTAATATTCGAACGCCATAAACAGTTCCAGTTGCGCCAGAAATACCAATCACAATGTTCATAATAGTCCCGCCTTTCTATCTTATAAACTAGCTTTTTCTAGATCATGTATTAATTCTTTTCCTAAATCAATACATAGGTGTGAAAGGAGTTGAATCTCTTCCTTCTTAATGTTGTCGATGTGTACTCCGCTACAAATTGCAAAGTTCCCAGCAAACTTCTTTCTTAGTAAAACGGCTAACTCTTCTGTAATATAAAATTCTTTATGGTTTTGAAGTTGAATAGTTTGAATTGGTTCTAGTCGTGCCCCTGCTGTAATAGTTCCCAAATGTGGTTGGTCACCTCCGGAAATTAATAGAACTAAATCTTCACCCATGAAATATGCATCTAATTC
The nucleotide sequence above comes from Paraliobacillus zengyii. Encoded proteins:
- a CDS encoding LysR family transcriptional regulator, producing the protein MNIDELKYFLAVRKYQSFSFAAEELSLSQSSLSKHIKNLESEFNTIFFDRKSRNLTLTEAGQDFIVYAEKLLNNYQEMVINMKKHSNLEKGKIHLAAIPIMSQYGITTLIAAFSNAHPHIHLEILEQEHDLILEMIRNSEIDLAIMRMNYIPGGLVNIYPLMDDELVLVTNKDHPLANQPAVSIDELKYEKFILLNATSGVYQTCIDECKKAKFSPHILYTNSRIETIIGLVGEGLGVTLLMKRAIESFEQSKLSIVALNKKVPSTLALVTPKRKEESDITKVFINFITHSIVYHS
- a CDS encoding UbiX family flavin prenyltransferase: MNIVIGISGATGTVYGVRILEMLQSYKDIDTHVIISNWAKKNLTVETTYTLEYLEGLATYSYDNSNMGAAVSSGSFLTDGMIIVPCSMKTLSAIANGYSDSLISRTADVMIKERRKLIVCPRETPQSAIHLENMLELARLGVSIVPPMPSFYNNPQTIDDIVNHHAMKTLDQFGIYIKNDKRWNGL